GCCACCACGACGTCGGCTCCTGCAACGGTCAATTTCCGCCCTTGGTCGGGATCAAACGCGTAGGGAGTCGTCAGCATGTCCTGGTCGTTCGCTGCGGCGACCAGGTCGACCTCCAGATTGAAACTCATCCCCGTCTCTTCAAGATTTTCGCGGAACACCCCATCGATCAGGCCGACGGTAGGAAAGTTCTGAATCCCCGCGAAACCCATTTCGCGAAGCTCTCTCAAAAACGGATCTCGCAATAGGAAGGGGTCGGTGCCGCAGACACCAGCCAAGACAGGTGTCCGTTCTACGATTGTTAGAACCTCACAGGCCATCTCTTTGACGATCTGGTTGGCGTTGCCAAATGGAAGCAGGCCCGCCAACGAACCGCGACCGGCCATCCGGAATCGCCCGGAGTTGTAGATCACGATCAGGTCGGCGCCACCGGCTTCGGCGCACTTGGCCGAGATGCCGGTGCCCGCACCGCTGCCAATGATCGCCTTGCCAGCGGCAATTTTGTTTTTCAACCGCGTCAAGACGCTCGTTCGATTGTGTTTCAACATCGTGTTTGGAATTCCTAGAGAAGCGAGTGGAGTAAAAGAAAGTCGAATGAGTTGGGTGATCCGCCCTCAATCCGGTCGGAGCGATCCCCGACAAGGGGACCTGCGACGTTGCCTCGCCGCGGACATCCGTGATGTTGGTAAACAGCGATTTTTGAGATCGCGGTCCATTGGGGGGAATGCAACAGCTGTGCCATTTGCGATTCGAAGTCGCAAGGTTGATGAAACGTCAACAAAACGAAAGGTTTCCGCGAAAATCAGCGACAATTCCCTCTTCGACAGGCTGTCGCATGGATACCCGGGTGTGTAGTGTATCCACAGAAGTACACAATTCGGGGGCTCGCCGAAGCTGGTTTTAACCAGAAAGTAGAGGGTTCGATGATCGATTTTCGCAACCGTCTGGAAGAATCGAGAACCGGGACGCCGCTGCTGATGGTGGTCCCTGGATCGGGGCTGATCGCAAAGTGCGCCGTCGAATCGGAGGCTGATGCGTTGATGGTTCTCAATGCGGGCATCTACCGGTCGATGGGATCGGGAACGCTCGCCGCCTTCATGCCCTATGGCAATGCCAACGATCAGACGCTGGAGTTGCTGAAGGAGCAGATGCTGCCGCGGTCCGGCGATCTGCCGATCATCGCCGGCGTCTTCGGTGTCGATCCGACGCGTCCGATTCGCGACCGCCTGCGCGAACTGCAGGATCTCGGCGTGATCGGTGTCGTCAATTGGCCGGCGATCGGTTTCATCGACGGCAAGTTTCGCAAGCATCTGGAAAAAGAAGGGCTCGGAACCGAGGTCGAATCGGAGATGCTTGCCGTCGCCCGCGAGCTGGGTTTCGTCACCTTCGGCTTTTCTCTGTCGGTTGAAGAGGTTCAACGCTTCGTCGCGACAGGCGTCGACGGCCTGATCCTGGACGTCGGTCTGACGCGATCGAGCGACGATTTCCGGGCCAAGCGGGACGACGTCCACCGCGCCATCTCTCAGCTGAACAAACTGTCGGCCGCCGCCGATACGCGGCCCGAGTGTGTTCGCGTTGCCTTTGGTGGACCGATCACTGCCCCGACTGAATTAAGCGAAGT
Above is a genomic segment from Rosistilla ulvae containing:
- a CDS encoding phosphoenolpyruvate hydrolase family protein — encoded protein: MLKHNRTSVLTRLKNKIAAGKAIIGSGAGTGISAKCAEAGGADLIVIYNSGRFRMAGRGSLAGLLPFGNANQIVKEMACEVLTIVERTPVLAGVCGTDPFLLRDPFLRELREMGFAGIQNFPTVGLIDGVFRENLEETGMSFNLEVDLVAAANDQDMLTTPYAFDPDQGRKLTVAGADVVVAHMGLTTNGTIGAKTAKTLDSCVPLVREIADACRSVRDDVIVLCHGGPIAAPEDAQYMLDRIPEIHGFYGASSMERLPSEIAITQMIEQFAQLNLNQTGGTIKDRHPHRSAANGKHAAELS